A single Suricata suricatta isolate VVHF042 chromosome 2, meerkat_22Aug2017_6uvM2_HiC, whole genome shotgun sequence DNA region contains:
- the LOC115277892 gene encoding anionic trypsin: MNPCLILAFVGAAVAFPTDDDDKIVGGYTCEENSIPYQVSLNSGYHFCGGSLISNEWVVSAAHCYKSRIQVRLGEFNIEVLEGDEQFINSAKVIRHPKYNSWTLDYDIMLIKLSSAATITGRVSTISLPSACAPAGTQCLISGWGNTLSSGVNYPELLQCLDAPLLSEAQCKASYPGQITENMVCAGFLEGGKDSCQGDSGGPVVCKGELQGIVSWGYGCAQKNKPGVYTKVCNFVDWIKETIAANS, from the exons ATGAATCCATGCCTGATCCTCGCTTTCGTGGGAGCTGCTG TTGCTTTCCCCACTGACGACGATGACAAGATCGTCGGGGGCTACACCTGTGAGGAGAACTCCATCCCCTACCAGGTGTCCCTGAACTCTGGCTACCACTTCTGCGGCGGCTCCCTCATCAGTAATGAGTGGGTGGTGTCCGCAGCTCACTGCTACAAGTC CCGCATCCAAGTGAGGCTTGGAGAGTTCAACATCGAAGTCCTGGAGGGAGATGAGCAGTTCATCAACTCGGCCAAGGTCATCCGCCACCCCAAATATAATAGCTGGACCCTGGACTATGACATCATGCTCATCAAGCTCTCCTCGGCGGCAACCATCACTGGCCGGGTGTCCACCATATCTCTGCCCTCCGCCTGTGCACCTGCTGGCACCCAGTGCCTCATCTCCGGCTGGGGCAACACCCTGAGCTCTGGCG TCAACTACCCTGAGCTGCTGCAGTGCCTGGATGCCCCGCTGCTGAGTGAGGCCCAGTGTAAAGCCTCCTACCCCGGGCAGATCACCGAGAACATGGTTTGCGCTGGCTTCCTCGAGGGAGGCAAGGACTCCTGCCAG GGTGACTCTGGTGGCCCTGTGGTCTGCAAAGGAGAGCTCCAGGGCATTGTCTCCTGGGGCTATGGCTGCGCCCAGAAGAACAAGCCTGGAGTCTACACCAAGGTGTGCAACTTTGTAGACTGGATTAAGGAGACCATCGCTGCCAACAGCTAA